The genomic region ATGGATTTAATTCCTAAAACTTTAACGGAATCGTATTCGCTGAGTCCGCTCTGAGACGCGATCAACTTCCAAGAGAATACGTCTGCACCGGTTCCGTCTCCTTTGAAAGCGGTGGAAGTCGCGCCGATCGTGTCGACGCCGCCGACTACTTTGATACAATTCGTTTTAACGATCGTTTCCGAACCCGGAACCCAAAGAGCTAAATCTCGAACGATATCGATCTTTACGAAAACGAGAACGTCGGCAGGACGATTGAAGTGATACGTTCTTGCGACGCCCTTCGTATCGAGAACGGTCGCGTTTTGAGAGCCGAAAGATTCGATTCCTCCGGGCCAGTTTCTCAAAAGAGTTTCGCCGATTTCTTCGGGGGTTCCTCCTTCGATCACCGCTTCCATCGAATGCGGAGGTCTACCGTCCACATCGACAAAGTCGGTATTGTTTTCGTAAACGATCGCGGTTAAAACGGATTCTATCTGATTCAAAACACCTTGTACGTTCGCTGCGGAAGAACCTCCGTTGATTCCTTCATTTAAGAATCGATTCAAATACTCGACGTCGGTTTCGATCGATCTTCCTCCTCTCGCGGGTTCCGGGTTCGTAACGGAATCCACACCGGCGATCGCGGTATTGATCGTAGTGATCGCGTTAGCCGCAACATCTCCGTTGATTCCGTATTCGAGACTCAGGGCTTGCGCGTTTAAAATCACGAATCCTCCGGCAATCACACCGGATTGAATCGTGATGAATTGAAGGCCGCTTCCGGTTTGACAGATCGTTCCCACGTCGACGAAGGAACCGTTCACTCCCAAAAATTTTAATGCGACAATGGATCGTTTTGCGGGTTGGCGTTCGCTCCCTAAAGGATTCAAAACCCGATCCAAAGAAGCGCCGGTCGCGGTATGCGCGAAGTTGGAATAAAAAACGGATTCCGCGAGTTGATGGATGGAATCCAACTCGTCCGCGAGAATTCTCATTCTCATTCCGTCCTCGCTCAAGATAGAAAGATCGATGTCCTGTCCCAAACTCGTTTTATATTTTTCCTCGAGATCGGAAAGAATTTCGTCTCTTGTCTTACGAATAAATCCCTGTTCAGTCACACCGGCCATAATCAAACCTCCTCCGTTACGGTTCCGAAAATAGTATTTGCAGAAAATTGAATATGAATTCTTCTTTCGGAATCGTTCGATTCCACGATTTCGATATTGTTTACCGAAACGGTTTCCGGATCTTTGATGAGAATTTTTCGAATCTCGACCAACACTCGCTCTCTTGGAATTTTCGTCGAAAAAACCGTGAACCAATCCAAACCTACGAGCGGTTCGTAAACGGATTCGCCCAAAGAAAGACGAATCGCGTGTTTGATTCTTTGCGAATAATATTCGGCGTTTTCCAATATTACCGGCTTTCCTCGGAAACGGACGACGTCCCCGTTTTCAATTTTGATTCCTTTCATCCTATCTTCACCTTGTTCGAAAGAATTTGATCCACTTCCGCCTTTCTCATAGTGAGTTGATTTACGACCGAAGCTCCGAGACCTGCGGGAGCGCCGAGAGTGGTGTTCGTAGTAAACGCTCCGGCGTTGTTTATAAAAACGTCCAAAATCGCTTTGATCAAATCGGCCAACGTTTCACCTAACACCGCGTATTCGGAAAGATCCGCTATGCCGCCTTGAATTTTGATACGATCGTCCTCCAACTGAATGAGCGATTTACCTTCTTTATTTCCGATGATTAAACCGGATTGACCCGCCGTAGTCGCCGGGGCCTCGGTCTCTCCTTTAAAGCCGCTCACGATGCAAGCGCTTTGAAGATCGAATAAGGAATCGGAAACGACCGAACTTACGCCGCGAACCGCATCCGAAATATCGTGCGTGGAAAAGGAAATCCAAACCTTGTCCCCTCGTTTGTAATCGGGTTTGATATAAAAATCGCCGGCCCACAAGGTTCCCACCCTTACGTTGGAAAGAATCGGAAAGGATTTTTCCTCACCCGCTCCGTCCTTTTGTTTAAACGGAATTTTAACGTTAGCCGTCATCTCGTTCGGATTGAAGGAATCTATGATTCCGGGCAAACCTACTTGAACCCTAGAAAGCGATTTTTGCATCGCGGCGAGAATCATTTCATCGAGACTCATAAAGGCAACACCTCCAATTCGGAATAACATTCGGATTTAAGCGTGGAAAAAAAATGTTTCCCTTTTACGATCCTACAATCCGCGTCGAGACCTCCTCCTTTTACGGAGACGATCACATTCTTTTTGAATTTATGTCGAAACAGGCTTTTGATTTTCCAAGTGGTCTGTTCTTTTTCCGGAGTTCCGATCAAACCGGAAGAATCGTCCAAAAAAATCGCGCTCGGTTTTTTCTGAGGTTGTAAAGAATCAATGTGAAGAAGACCGTCTTGAAACCAATATTGCGTTTTGGTCAAAGAACAAAAGCGACGGATACAATCGCCTAACGAAGTATTGGCGCTGAAATTTATGATCTTATTATCGGCGATGTTGATTCTTCCCGGCTTGAGATCGCCTCGATCCAGAATATCGAGAATCACGGTCATCGCAGGAAGTTTACTATACGTTTTCATAATATAAAAACTCGACCATGCGCCCGCGTTTGCGCTGATCTGAAATTCCAGAATCCGATTCGTTCCGTCTTGTGTCATCTTAGGACGAATCACTTCTCCGCTCACGACCAGACCGTTCTCGTCCTTATAACCCGCGTTTAAAAACGCGCTCGGATATTGCAATCCGCCACCTTTCGACTTACCCTCGATCAAGTTCATCGTATCTTGGTTTACGTTGTATAAGGTCACCGTGGTCAAATTCATCGGACCGATCTCGGTTTCAAACTCGATGTCGAAAGGAGGATACGTGAATTCTTTTCCGCTTCCCGTTTTGGGAAGAATCTCCAGAGAAGCGACTCTTCCGAATAATTTCGGATTTCCGGTCATAACACGTCCTCCATATAAATTTGTACGGTGGAACCCAACGTGCCCCGATTCACGGGGATGTCTTTATATTCTTCCCTGTAAAGATCTTCGAGATCCAAGGGTTTGAGAAGAATTGAAATCGGAAACTCGTCCACGACTACATGATTAAAAGGAACTCCATACACAAGACGGGAAGAAAACAAATCGTTTCCGTCCTGATCTCTTACGAGAACCGTGATAAAATCCCCCACTTCGTTGTACGCGAATTCGAATTCGTAATCTTTGGAACCGATCTCGTAAGTGTTGCGGATCGGAAATACGTTTGGATCTACGGGTAAATATTTGAATATTGGCATATACTAAAATTCTAACCTTATTATTTTACGGGCTCTTCCGATTTGGAAACTTCTTTAGTCGGTTTTTTTCCGCCCGATTTCACGCTCTTCAATTCTCTCGTCTTCGCTTCCGCGATCAAAATCGGAAAAATGGAAATCGAAATCGGAATGTCGTCTCCCGTGTCCTTGGATTCGGAAAAGGAAATGTCTCCGAGAAGAAGATTCGGAATCTCGTCCACCGACCTTCCCAAGTATCGTTTATCGGGATCGTCCGGTTCAACGTAACGAAAGATAGAAGGCAACATCGATAAAACACGGCTGATAATTCCGCCGGTCCCGTAACCCAATAACGTAAGAAGGGTTCCGCTCGTCTGCCAAGCGATCAACGTTTCCAATTTTTCATCGACCGTTTTGTTTGATAGGGTCAAAACTCCGAACGAGGAAGATAAAAGAGCGCTTAACGTGATTCCTCTGTTTCCCGGAATCACATGGTCCGTCAGCATCGTTTTTCCTTTTTCCTTTTCGACCGTGTGTTTCGTAATTTCCGCCGGATACGTATATTGCAAATCGAAGGAAACGTTCATCTCGATCTCAACATCGCCGTCCGTAAGCGCGATCGTATCTCGTCCCGTTATCATTCCCATGATTATGCTCCTTCCGGCGTAAGACCGGATGCGATCCCGATCTTTAACGCGATTTTATCCAGTTCTTTTTCCAAATAAGACGCGAATGCTTTCGCGTCGTCTTTCGTGCTCGCAGAACCTAACACTAAATTGGCGATATTTATTGATATAGGATTGGATCCGCCTCGATTCTTTTTAGAATTTCCTAAAGTTCCCAAGTCCTTTACGGCTACGACGTTATCGTCCGGGTGAAATTTGACGATCTCGCCGTGTTTTGTAATCAGAGCGTCGTTCACATTGGTGACGTTTCCGGTCTCAGCGGGCGGAGCTCCCGACGCTTTCAAAAGACCGAACAAGGATCCGATCTTGGAATTCTGAAACGAACTTACGAGACTCATGAATCCGTTTTTTACGGCCTCCAGTATTCTATTAAAGTTTTTGAATATTAGAATGATCCCGCCGATAACCAACCCGATCGCGACACCCGCTGCGATAAACGGAATGAGAGGAGCCACTGCGCTCCAAGCGGCGACCGCAAGCGCACCGAACACTCCCACGACAACGCTTCCCAAAAGGATCATGGTCGTTTGTAGTCTTTCGGACGCATCTTCTCCCGTGGTAAAGTAATCGATTAAATCCGAGAACATATCGAAGAGAGGTTTCATCGATTCCACCATTTTCGTTCCCATATTTTCCGATAAACGGCTCATTCCTCCGTCGAATCGTTCCAAGATCGAAGACGCTGTTTTCATATCCTCTGCATAAGAATTTTGTAATGTTTTATTCTTATTGATCGCTTGAAAAATCAGCTCTTCCCTTGCGATTCTTTTGTCCGCTTCGGACATTCCGGAACGGTTGATCTTCTCGAAATCTTTGGAGTAAGAGGAAAAAAGAGATCCGCTATTTTTTAAGAATTCGTTATTACCCGATTCGATCGCGTCAAAAGCCTGCTTCATAGACGAAGACAGTTCA from Leptospira kmetyi serovar Malaysia str. Bejo-Iso9 harbors:
- a CDS encoding DUF2634 domain-containing protein produces the protein MKGIKIENGDVVRFRGKPVILENAEYYSQRIKHAIRLSLGESVYEPLVGLDWFTVFSTKIPRERVLVEIRKILIKDPETVSVNNIEIVESNDSERRIHIQFSANTIFGTVTEEV
- a CDS encoding baseplate J/gp47 family protein, producing MAGVTEQGFIRKTRDEILSDLEEKYKTSLGQDIDLSILSEDGMRMRILADELDSIHQLAESVFYSNFAHTATGASLDRVLNPLGSERQPAKRSIVALKFLGVNGSFVDVGTICQTGSGLQFITIQSGVIAGGFVILNAQALSLEYGINGDVAANAITTINTAIAGVDSVTNPEPARGGRSIETDVEYLNRFLNEGINGGSSAANVQGVLNQIESVLTAIVYENNTDFVDVDGRPPHSMEAVIEGGTPEEIGETLLRNWPGGIESFGSQNATVLDTKGVARTYHFNRPADVLVFVKIDIVRDLALWVPGSETIVKTNCIKVVGGVDTIGATSTAFKGDGTGADVFSWKLIASQSGLSEYDSVKVLGIKSMTAKVGLSSPATLDELSINSRQRAKLITANIQVNLI
- a CDS encoding phage baseplate plug family protein → MPIFKYLPVDPNVFPIRNTYEIGSKDYEFEFAYNEVGDFITVLVRDQDGNDLFSSRLVYGVPFNHVVVDEFPISILLKPLDLEDLYREEYKDIPVNRGTLGSTVQIYMEDVL
- a CDS encoding phage baseplate protein; the encoded protein is MGMITGRDTIALTDGDVEIEMNVSFDLQYTYPAEITKHTVEKEKGKTMLTDHVIPGNRGITLSALLSSSFGVLTLSNKTVDEKLETLIAWQTSGTLLTLLGYGTGGIISRVLSMLPSIFRYVEPDDPDKRYLGRSVDEIPNLLLGDISFSESKDTGDDIPISISIFPILIAEAKTRELKSVKSGGKKPTKEVSKSEEPVK
- a CDS encoding LIC12611 family phage tail protein; the encoded protein is MAERDVNVKIKISVDPKDSFALIEKDVKKLKDQVLAFSDAMTLVSQRGVKSWKALKDSVSSFASKKSELSTFTEQTKKLDSSLSGLSSKLKGMAKLSNPFSEMARSADDAGKKVKALDSGLATNAAKTSRLSGAFSNLSTVATFAFQQVIVPSFKSGIELDKQRSILKNLAGDGYSKLQTAINNTIKTSKGLHTQAELTKIADDAIRSGQSIDFITKNLSGLQMASKLTGNELSSSMKQAFDAIESGNNEFLKNSGSLFSSYSKDFEKINRSGMSEADKRIAREELIFQAINKNKTLQNSYAEDMKTASSILERFDGGMSRLSENMGTKMVESMKPLFDMFSDLIDYFTTGEDASERLQTTMILLGSVVVGVFGALAVAAWSAVAPLIPFIAAGVAIGLVIGGIILIFKNFNRILEAVKNGFMSLVSSFQNSKIGSLFGLLKASGAPPAETGNVTNVNDALITKHGEIVKFHPDDNVVAVKDLGTLGNSKKNRGGSNPISINIANLVLGSASTKDDAKAFASYLEKELDKIALKIGIASGLTPEGA
- a CDS encoding Gp138 family membrane-puncturing spike protein: MSLDEMILAAMQKSLSRVQVGLPGIIDSFNPNEMTANVKIPFKQKDGAGEEKSFPILSNVRVGTLWAGDFYIKPDYKRGDKVWISFSTHDISDAVRGVSSVVSDSLFDLQSACIVSGFKGETEAPATTAGQSGLIIGNKEGKSLIQLEDDRIKIQGGIADLSEYAVLGETLADLIKAILDVFINNAGAFTTNTTLGAPAGLGASVVNQLTMRKAEVDQILSNKVKIG
- a CDS encoding phage protein, which codes for MTGNPKLFGRVASLEILPKTGSGKEFTYPPFDIEFETEIGPMNLTTVTLYNVNQDTMNLIEGKSKGGGLQYPSAFLNAGYKDENGLVVSGEVIRPKMTQDGTNRILEFQISANAGAWSSFYIMKTYSKLPAMTVILDILDRGDLKPGRINIADNKIINFSANTSLGDCIRRFCSLTKTQYWFQDGLLHIDSLQPQKKPSAIFLDDSSGLIGTPEKEQTTWKIKSLFRHKFKKNVIVSVKGGGLDADCRIVKGKHFFSTLKSECYSELEVLPL